From a single Bryobacter aggregatus MPL3 genomic region:
- the coaD gene encoding pantetheine-phosphate adenylyltransferase, translated as MFTAIYPGSFDPITNGHLDVIGRASRLADRLVVGVLLNSNKNPMYPIEERVEMTREAVKSYPNIEVTHFDGLLVEFAEREGARIIVRGIRAISDYEFELQMALMNRRLKPDLETVFLMAGEQYSFVSSRIIKEVARLGGDIGGMVPPHVEALLKARFEKELTK; from the coding sequence GTGTTCACAGCAATCTATCCGGGTTCTTTTGACCCAATTACCAACGGTCACCTGGATGTCATTGGCCGTGCCTCCCGCCTGGCCGACCGTCTGGTGGTGGGCGTCCTGCTCAATTCGAACAAGAATCCGATGTACCCGATCGAAGAAAGAGTGGAGATGACGCGCGAAGCCGTCAAGTCCTACCCGAATATCGAGGTCACTCACTTTGACGGATTGCTGGTGGAGTTTGCAGAACGCGAGGGTGCCCGCATCATCGTCCGGGGCATCCGCGCCATCTCTGACTACGAATTTGAACTCCAGATGGCGTTGATGAACCGGCGCTTGAAGCCGGATCTGGAAACCGTATTTCTGATGGCAGGCGAGCAGTACTCATTTGTCAGCTCGCGCATCATCAAGGAAGTCGCCCGCTTGGGCGGAGATATTGGCGGCATGGTGCCGCCGCATGTTGAGGCCTTGTTGAAGGCCCGTTTTGAAAAGGAGCTAACGAAGTAA
- a CDS encoding sugar phosphate isomerase/epimerase family protein — translation MMPPKSSLGVASTSFLTALRPTDPLAFLELCHGMGAGGIQMGLFQLDAAGQKTLRDRAGEYGMFLETMVPVFNADPDLFRAQVRASKAVGATVIRTGCLSGRRYETFATLAAWQNFVATSRKSIQMAIPILEQEKMTLALENHKDWTREEFLSLLRDYRSESLGVCIDTGNNISLLDDPYQIIEALAPYATSTHIKDMAWAETPEGFEMAEVPLGQGSLDLKRILATIRKARPNVRLLLETITRDPLQVPCLTPKYWTTFGDRKAVDLATTLAMVRTQKAPFPMARTSGLSKARVLQMEEDAVRVSLDYARSNLGLRLQ, via the coding sequence ATGATGCCGCCCAAGTCCTCCCTGGGCGTCGCCAGCACCAGCTTTCTCACCGCCCTGCGCCCCACCGACCCGCTCGCCTTTCTTGAACTCTGCCACGGCATGGGCGCCGGTGGCATCCAGATGGGCTTGTTTCAGTTGGACGCCGCCGGGCAGAAGACACTGCGCGATCGCGCCGGCGAGTACGGCATGTTCCTCGAGACCATGGTGCCGGTCTTCAATGCCGATCCTGATCTCTTTCGCGCGCAGGTGCGCGCCTCAAAGGCGGTGGGCGCAACTGTCATCCGCACAGGCTGCCTGAGCGGACGCCGCTATGAGACTTTTGCCACTCTCGCCGCGTGGCAGAACTTTGTCGCCACCAGCCGGAAAAGCATCCAGATGGCGATCCCGATTCTCGAGCAGGAGAAGATGACTCTCGCTCTCGAGAATCACAAGGATTGGACCCGCGAGGAATTTCTCAGTCTGCTCCGGGACTACCGCAGCGAGTCTCTCGGCGTCTGCATCGACACCGGAAACAACATCTCCTTACTCGACGATCCTTACCAGATCATCGAAGCGCTCGCCCCTTACGCCACCTCCACGCACATCAAGGACATGGCCTGGGCCGAGACGCCCGAAGGCTTCGAGATGGCGGAAGTGCCGCTCGGCCAGGGTTCTCTCGATCTCAAACGCATCCTCGCCACCATCCGGAAGGCCCGTCCCAACGTGCGTCTGTTGCTCGAGACCATCACCCGCGACCCGCTGCAGGTGCCCTGCCTCACACCGAAGTACTGGACCACCTTTGGGGACCGCAAAGCAGTGGATCTCGCCACGACGCTGGCCATGGTGCGCACCCAGAAAGCACCCTTTCCCATGGCCCGCACCTCAGGGCTCAGCAAGGCCCGGGTGCTCCAGATGGAAGAGGACGCCGTCCGGGTCTCACTCGACTACGCGCGAAGCAACCTGGGGCTAAGGCTACAATAG
- a CDS encoding Gfo/Idh/MocA family protein, with product MTRRSFAAAMSAAAYSRILGANDRVQVGFIGYGLIGAQHVFDFKNQRDADLAAVSETYQPRMEQGIQACGGKAKGYKDFRRLLDDKDLQAVVVSTPDHWHAMMTIMACAAGKDVYVEKPMTLFIKEGRWMINAARKHKRVVQVGTQQRSGLHYQEAKKLIADGAIGKVHSVRMASFRNIMPGFGKPTADQVPSELDYEMWCGPAPRRQYSPHRALYHFRWFWDYSGGQMTNLGAHQIDILQWYLGYQGPQAVYSNGGRFVIEDDGETPDTQDAAFTYSNKLTSLWSHREGSQGDAAGSGLEFYGTKGSLKIGRAGYEIIGDDKKPPENAIPSFQGHPTGGAVRTQTKPEKWIEAKSAKGSSPQQFDSHVRNFLDCIKTRQRTVADVEDGHYTAIPCHLANLSLRLGRALRWDGDKEEIIGDREANAMLERPYREPWAKMLKSMNLA from the coding sequence ATGACCAGACGAAGTTTTGCCGCAGCGATGTCGGCTGCAGCCTATTCGCGTATTCTCGGCGCCAACGATCGGGTGCAAGTCGGTTTTATCGGCTACGGCTTGATCGGCGCGCAACACGTTTTCGACTTTAAGAATCAACGCGACGCAGATCTCGCCGCGGTCAGCGAAACCTACCAGCCCCGTATGGAGCAGGGCATCCAGGCCTGCGGCGGCAAGGCCAAAGGTTACAAAGACTTCCGCCGTCTGCTCGACGACAAGGATCTGCAGGCTGTCGTGGTCTCGACGCCCGATCACTGGCACGCGATGATGACGATCATGGCCTGCGCCGCCGGCAAGGACGTCTATGTCGAAAAGCCGATGACGCTCTTCATCAAGGAAGGGCGCTGGATGATCAACGCAGCGCGCAAGCATAAGCGCGTCGTGCAGGTGGGTACCCAGCAACGCAGCGGTCTCCACTACCAGGAGGCCAAGAAGCTGATCGCCGATGGCGCGATCGGCAAGGTGCATAGCGTCCGCATGGCGAGCTTCCGCAACATCATGCCCGGCTTTGGCAAGCCCACCGCCGACCAGGTGCCGAGCGAGCTTGATTACGAAATGTGGTGCGGTCCCGCGCCCCGCCGGCAGTACAGTCCGCACCGCGCTCTCTATCATTTCCGCTGGTTCTGGGACTATTCCGGCGGCCAGATGACAAATCTTGGCGCGCACCAGATCGACATTCTGCAGTGGTATCTCGGCTATCAAGGCCCACAAGCCGTCTATTCCAACGGAGGCCGCTTTGTCATCGAAGACGACGGCGAAACGCCCGACACTCAGGACGCCGCCTTCACCTACTCGAATAAGCTCACTTCGCTGTGGAGCCATCGCGAGGGCAGCCAGGGCGATGCGGCAGGCAGCGGCCTCGAGTTCTACGGCACCAAGGGCAGCTTGAAAATTGGCCGAGCCGGCTACGAGATTATCGGCGACGACAAGAAGCCTCCTGAAAACGCGATCCCCAGCTTCCAGGGTCATCCCACGGGCGGCGCCGTGCGTACCCAGACCAAGCCCGAAAAGTGGATTGAAGCGAAGTCCGCCAAAGGCTCCAGCCCGCAGCAGTTCGACTCGCATGTGCGTAATTTCCTCGACTGCATCAAGACACGGCAGCGCACGGTTGCTGACGTGGAAGATGGTCATTACACGGCCATCCCCTGCCACCTTGCCAACCTCTCGCTGCGTCTCGGGCGCGCCCTGCGCTGGGATGGCGACAAGGAAGAAATCATTGGCGATCGTGAGGCCAACGCAATGCTTGAACGGCCCTATCGCGAACCTTGGGCCAAGATGCTGAAGAGCATGAACCTCGCATGA